The Chitinibacter bivalviorum genomic interval TATTGCCGCTGACCAGCGAATTGACGGTTTCGGCAACAGCACTTGATGCGCCGCGTATTTCGCTGATGATCTGGCTGAGTTGCGCGATGGTGGTGTTGGCATTGTGTTGGAGTTCATCAAAAATCCCGCTACGTTGCCCCGTCATGTGCTGCGTGAGATCGCCGTGGGCGAGGGCAGAGAGAATCTGGCTAATGTCATTGAGCCCTTGCTCATTGGTACTGATCAGCTGATTTAGATTTTGACCCAGCTCGGCGAAAAAGCCGGTTTTCCCATTTAAATCAATTCGACCAGATAAATCACCATTGGCGGCTGAAATGACTAACTCGGCAATTTCACTGGCCGTCGCGAGCTCAGCAGTCCGATCTTGCCATTCAACGACTTGGCCGACGATTTGATCATGCGCATCTCGAATCGGGCTGAGTGTCACGGTATAGCGCCCATCGCCGAGTTGTACATCGCCGTTGCGCGTCTGTTCAGTAATACCTTGCAGCTTAGAATTGCTATGCAGCAATTGCGACAGCGGATAATTACTGAGTGCGCTTGGGTGAGCTAAACCTGCGCGCAGCGTAAAATTTGCGTCCGATGCCAAGTTGTAATAGATGATCCGCCCATCGCGATCCGCGATTTGCACGGGAGTAGATACTTGGTCGAGCGCTTGTTTCACCCGTAAAGTAAAGTCTGCATCTTGCGCCGCTTGTTGCATGCGTTCGCGGACGTGGTCGATTTCAGTCGAAATCATCGATTTCAGCCCTTTCATATTCTCCATTTGTAGGCTGTATTCACCTTGGGTATAGAGACTGGTTAAAGCCGCCATTTTCATTTCGATGCCGGTATGCGAACGCACAAGCTCATTGACGCGTTCGGCCATTTCTCGATAACCACCGTTAAATTTCTCGCTCGGTAGTGTGTGGTGAATATCGCCATCTTCATGCGCATTGGCCATTGCAATTTGCTCTTGGCTAAAATCGCGCAAATTGCGCACAAGCTGACTTAGCCCAGTGTTGAGCTCGGCTAATTCATCCTTGCCATCGAGGATAATGGGGTCCGCAAACTTGCCATCCGCGACGTTTTGAAACGATGTTTTCAGGCGCTCTAGATTGCGTTTCGTCGAAAGATAAAACCCCGCCAGCAACCACGCCGCACTCAGAAAGGCAATGAGGGCGACTCCGAAAGCAAAGGCCAGTTTGATTTGACGGCTGTGAATCCGTTCGGCCAATAAACCACTCAATTGCGTAAAGCCTGTTGAATTCAGATTGCTGGCTGACTGAGCAATTTGTAGGTTTAGCGCTGTAAATTGAGTTGACTCGGGGTGAGGTACTTGCTGGCTTTGTAATGGCTGCACAATGTGTTGTTGATACCGCGCTAAATAGGCGTTGAGTTGTGTGGCTAAGGGTGCCCATTGTGTTTTCAGGATGGCACCAACTTGAGGTTCAACTACGGTGATTTTGTCGATGCTGCTGCTCATTTGCGCCATCGTCTCTGTAAGTCGATCAGGCGCAGACAGTAAAATCAGTTGCGATT includes:
- a CDS encoding methyl-accepting chemotaxis protein, producing MLAPATRLMDQLRYPKKFLLVSTLFAIPTLLLLMFVWLAGHDDIKFAQQEQRGVALLEIITPLWQQSLQTGDGARINGDLLSALKAANQAHGEALQLSEPINKLISQASLGAAAQGQVSAAALALISQLNDNSNLVLDPETASYYVGDLIISKLPSLLDTLHHAQSELIGGHFEQQKSQLILLSAPDRLTETMAQMSSSIDKITVVEPQVGAILKTQWAPLATQLNAYLARYQQHIVQPLQSQQVPHPESTQFTALNLQIAQSASNLNSTGFTQLSGLLAERIHSRQIKLAFAFGVALIAFLSAAWLLAGFYLSTKRNLERLKTSFQNVADGKFADPIILDGKDELAELNTGLSQLVRNLRDFSQEQIAMANAHEDGDIHHTLPSEKFNGGYREMAERVNELVRSHTGIEMKMAALTSLYTQGEYSLQMENMKGLKSMISTEIDHVRERMQQAAQDADFTLRVKQALDQVSTPVQIADRDGRIIYYNLASDANFTLRAGLAHPSALSNYPLSQLLHSNSKLQGITEQTRNGDVQLGDGRYTVTLSPIRDAHDQIVGQVVEWQDRTAELATASEIAELVISAANGDLSGRIDLNGKTGFFAELGQNLNQLISTNEQGLNDISQILSALAHGDLTQHMTGQRSGIFDELQHNANTTIAQLSQIISEIRGASSAVAETVNSLVSGNTELAERSRRQAESSERTAQTATEISSMVKRNAETTAAASQLAKQASSQANQGRETMDRVTAAMARLTQSARQIADITSLIDGIAFQTNILALNAAVEAARAGDSGRGFAVVAAEVRNLAQRSASAAKEIKALIDTSVTEIHQGHQLATQSASQVHGVVEQVSSLTHMLQEIDNASREQSLGVDDMSQSIAAIDTDVQENRALSNRLSQNSSEMRTQALRLDSAISVFQTH